The following are from one region of the Candidatus Zixiibacteriota bacterium genome:
- a CDS encoding ATP-binding cassette domain-containing protein encodes MDKITLSAEGLTRRFGYRRVFDGLQFECSAGESLCIAGPNGSGKSTLLRIIAGLLAPTSGEVRLLVQGKPADEAVRRSLTRLVSPEANLYDELSGFENLGFLCSVSGRSCTRSEMGEVLDRVGLRDRGKDLFGAYSSGMKQRLKYAASLLSSPPVLLLDEPTANLDEVGKEMVYGVMLEQLKNGLLIFATNEEDELRFGGKFVQLG; translated from the coding sequence TTGGACAAGATTACACTGAGCGCTGAAGGGCTGACCCGCCGGTTCGGCTATCGCAGAGTCTTTGATGGACTCCAGTTCGAGTGCTCCGCTGGTGAATCTCTCTGCATCGCTGGTCCAAATGGTTCTGGCAAATCGACTCTGCTGAGGATAATCGCCGGATTGCTCGCTCCCACATCGGGGGAAGTCAGACTTCTTGTGCAGGGCAAACCTGCGGACGAAGCTGTGAGACGCAGTCTTACGAGATTGGTCTCACCTGAAGCCAACCTGTATGATGAGCTGAGCGGTTTTGAGAACCTCGGGTTTCTTTGCAGCGTGTCCGGCAGGAGTTGCACTCGCAGTGAAATGGGAGAAGTCCTCGACCGGGTAGGTCTTAGAGACAGAGGCAAGGACCTGTTTGGAGCTTATTCATCCGGTATGAAGCAGAGACTCAAGTATGCAGCCTCACTGCTTTCTTCGCCTCCGGTATTATTGCTCGACGAACCGACTGCGAATCTCGATGAAGTTGGCAAGGAGATGGTTTATGGCGTAATGCTAGAGCAACTGAAGAACGGGTTGCTGATATTCGCAACTAACGAAGAAGACGAGCTGAGATTCGGGGGTAA
- the lepB gene encoding signal peptidase I, producing the protein MTSATSKRIGSVIWEYVKLFGSALIIALIIKTSLVEAYNIPSGSMEDTLMTGDFILGNKFVYGAKIPLLPIHLPAFDDPEPGDIVIFKFPRNPEVNYIKRCVAVPGQTVEIRNKLVYVDGVLIEDPEHSKHTDARVKPQSSLDGIRDNYGPVRVPDGQYFMMGDNRDNSFDSRFWGFVPRSNVMGRAMIVHFSWVPDSHAPGIDWSDPISIFKSLSYNIANFHRRVRWQRIGNLVG; encoded by the coding sequence ATGACTTCTGCAACGTCAAAGAGGATCGGGTCTGTAATCTGGGAATACGTAAAGCTGTTCGGCAGTGCGCTGATTATAGCTCTGATCATAAAGACATCCTTAGTGGAAGCGTACAACATTCCGTCCGGATCGATGGAGGACACGCTTATGACCGGTGACTTCATCCTCGGAAACAAGTTCGTGTATGGTGCCAAGATTCCTCTGCTGCCGATCCATCTGCCTGCATTCGACGATCCGGAGCCGGGCGATATCGTGATATTCAAATTTCCTCGAAACCCCGAAGTCAATTATATCAAACGCTGCGTCGCCGTACCTGGACAGACTGTTGAGATCCGAAACAAGTTGGTTTACGTCGACGGCGTTCTAATCGAGGATCCTGAGCATTCCAAGCACACTGACGCTCGTGTTAAGCCGCAAAGTTCCTTGGATGGAATCAGGGACAACTACGGTCCGGTGAGGGTGCCTGATGGTCAGTACTTCATGATGGGTGACAATCGCGACAATTCCTTTGATTCTCGCTTCTGGGGCTTTGTGCCAAGGAGCAATGTCATGGGGCGCGCAATGATTGTCCACTTCTCCTGGGTGCCGGATAGCCATGCACCCGGCATCGACTGGAGCGATCCGATTTCGATATTCAAGTCTTTGAGCTACAACATCGCAAACTTCCATAGACGAGTGCGCTGGCAACGCATCGGAAATCTGGTCGGTTAG
- the lepB gene encoding signal peptidase I, giving the protein MAKKRETKSKKDRSPKVKKGSFDEILSYVKSLAIAFLMVLPLKHFVIEGYRVPTGSMENTILIGDFLLANKFIYGARIPFSDMRLPAIRDPRPGDVVIFKFPLDPSLNYVKRCVAGPGQTVQLKNKVVYVDGKRFEDDAFTKYSDMSEPEKGSQAWNRDNFGPYRVPADQFFMMGDNRDHSYDSRFWGCVPRENILGKALFLYLSWGEDSNAPAISLSNPLSMTHSLLYNFVNFYDRVRWNRLGMPVS; this is encoded by the coding sequence ATGGCGAAGAAGAGAGAAACAAAGTCGAAGAAGGATCGCAGCCCGAAGGTCAAGAAAGGGTCGTTCGATGAGATTCTCTCATACGTCAAGTCCCTCGCTATCGCTTTTCTGATGGTTCTCCCGCTCAAACACTTCGTGATCGAAGGCTATCGGGTTCCTACCGGATCCATGGAGAACACGATCCTAATCGGAGACTTTCTCCTTGCCAACAAATTCATCTATGGAGCACGGATACCGTTCTCGGATATGCGTCTTCCAGCCATCAGAGATCCTCGACCGGGCGATGTCGTCATATTCAAGTTCCCGCTTGATCCGAGTCTCAACTATGTAAAGCGATGTGTTGCTGGGCCGGGACAGACTGTCCAATTGAAGAACAAGGTAGTGTATGTGGACGGGAAGAGATTCGAAGATGATGCATTCACCAAGTATTCGGATATGAGCGAACCGGAGAAGGGAAGTCAGGCGTGGAATCGAGATAATTTTGGGCCATATAGGGTGCCGGCGGACCAGTTCTTCATGATGGGAGATAACAGAGATCATTCGTATGACTCCAGGTTCTGGGGTTGTGTGCCGAGGGAGAACATCCTGGGCAAGGCACTGTTCTTATATCTTTCGTGGGGTGAAGATTCAAATGCCCCTGCGATCTCCTTGTCGAACCCACTCAGTATGACACACTCACTTTTGTATAACTTTGTCAACTTTTATGACCGAGTCAGGTGGAACCGGCTCGGGATGCCTGTATCATAG